The sequence GATCATTCTTCTGTGATTATAATAGATCCCACGTAGTGTACATCATTATTTATGCATGTCTTGAGAATCAGTAGTAGCTTTAGATGCTGCATATGTCAGATTTGTCTGCACAGACATCACTAGAACAGTGCATGATGTAGATTCCGTTTTCATTATATGTGTAGAATATCTGTCTATTTACATGTATATGTTGCAAACATAACATTTGTGGATGGGCAGCAGACAGTCGCATTCCCTTTATTTGAATGGAAATTCATTCACAGCATCTTACAATGCATGTATGGGTTTGAAATTTCCTGTAGAGAAGAAAATGATGAGTGTCCCCACCCCCAGTCACAATAGATGTAAAGTGTGCCATATGTCCTTGTGCAGTCATTGGTGGGCACCTTGGTGATGATTTCTCATTGGATATAGGCTACCTTTGCTGGGAACCAATCATTTCTGCTGTATCCAAGTGAATTTGGGATGCTGAGCTATTTAAAACCATACTGGGGAAAAGTGAAAAGAATAtcgtacattttatttaaaagcttttacACTGTGTGCATTTTTGCAGCAACAATCaagaaaaattatatttatagcaTGATTTTTCAATGTATGATAAGCTTCTGGGCAACGATTactcaaaaaaatatatgatcacattattattatatatattatatatatatatattatgttatgtaatatatttttcttagaaaaataaaacaaaaatcaaagtGAAGAGTATGGTTagaattaattataaattatttatttctcatttttaataaaCCTTACATTGACATCTGCATTTACTAAATGCTATAATGATTATACAATTGTCCTTTCTTgtgctatatataaaaaaacattatatttattaatttataaggCTGCACCACACATACCCTACTGACCCAGATTTTAGACTCCTAACCTTCTGTCAGCTGTAGATCCTTAAATAGCCTACCattctttaaatattaataagAAATGACTAGGGAAATGCATTTTCTGTGATAGAAATGTATTTGTTTTGAATCTATTGGGCCGTAGAGTGTTTTTTGTTCCATGTTTCTGTCTCGTGAACTGGGAAATAGACCTACCTGTAGCAAATGGAAAtgtaatttttgttattttattcaggTTTATAATAAGGCGACCTTGCCCTCACGGATTAGCATCCGGAGCTAACcaagcacacaaacacatttagCTTCGTTACCTatacgagtgagagagagagagggggccgCGACAAGGTCTCCCACAGCTCGGCCAATGCTGAGGATGAAATGGAGAGCACTATCACATCCACAGCTTTACTCTTAAATCTCCTTTTTTTAATCTATGACGTGGACAGGACTGATAAAAGTGGGGGTGGTGCGCCCTCTTCAGTCAAAAAAACATTATAGCAAACAACCCTGgataaaaggtaaataaataaatacattcctTGTTTTTATAAACTCCTAACTCAGTGTTTTACGTTTTTCAGGAAAAACACGCAAAACATATGAAAAAATGTTGTTTTGGCCATTTTAAAAATTAGCAATGGTTTAAGAGTATAGTTTATCATACAGTCGAGCAGAACCAACCAGAACCAATCCTAATTctacattttaaagatatttattgAAAAGATAGACATGTCTAGCTAGCTTTAATGTCCAAAAAGtgcagacttaaaaaaaaagaattattcaaataaataatatataataaatataaaataagaaaaaaatacaccTCATTGTATTGGATGTTCATATGACATGTAACATTATAGAtatataagtaagtaagtaagtaagtaaataaaaattacTATGCCGTAGAAGGTTAATAATGTTACTGTTTTGTGTCACCATGTTAGTTGTTGTGTTACCCTGGGCAGCATGGCCTTACCCTGTAGTAGGCTTTACACAGTATAATCTCCAAGTCTCCATGACCACAGTGGCACAACACTGGGCCTCCTCTCTGAATAGGAGGCCTGCTGAATAGAAGGAACTCAAGCTGACCAGACACTTTGAAATGCTTGTTTGAGATACATTAGCTACATTGCTGTGCAGACATAGCCTACAGAAAGCTGCTCTCTTGAGGCAGACATGGTCAAAGCCAGAACATACAAACTCTCCTCCTCAGTGAAGGTGGAGCAGCTTGAGGCTGAACTCTCTTTACAGCTGCAGGCGTTGAGGACTGAAATTGAAAACAATGAAACACATGGATTATTCACAAAATCTTACAGGTGAGATAATTAGCTAAAATGCACCCCAAAACATAGCTAGTACTGTACAAGGAATGCGGTGTAATCCAATGTTGTATTTATTACACCTTTACTTCCAGCTCTGTCCACATTCCCAAGGATGTGTCTTATTTTCGCACAGAGAGGCAGCAAGTTCTCCAGAAAGGACTGAAGGTAAGTTTACTTAAACAATACATTCAGctgaattataataatataaataaataataatgcacaTGTGTAGATGTTATATCTTCACGTtatatgtttgtctatttttgttcTTTGAAAAGTTATGAAAGTCCAGTCTGGATGTGTAACCTGAGCATTGACTGTAGGTTGCAGGGGTGAAACCTGTAGTGTCCCAAGCTGGGGTAATTCAGAAGGAGCTGGAGAGCTGCCTGGGCCAAGAGTACACACCTGAGAGCTTACCACTCTTACTGCACCAGGTAGAATTTAGTTGAGatgtttgtgtctttttttttttttttttttttttttttttacttttactttacttagttcttagatttatctgaaactttttattgatacctatattttaatttgtcattgtttctagtattttgtttttttatcttataatgtgctatgtacagcactttgttgcagctgttgttgtttttaaagtgctctataaataaagttgagttgagttgagttgagttggtaCTGAATAAAGTATGGAAATAAATTAGAGTGATAAATAAGTTGTGCATGTGTGAGCAAATCTTTATTACACAACTTGAACTTGTGAGAATGAAGTTGACATTTTAATGGCGGTTTGCGTTGTGATTACTAAAAGTAAGGATTTGGATTTCAGGATGGATTAAGATATGTTTAGaaaaatatgttatataattAAGTGTGCAAAATAAATTCCAGAGGAAGGATTTTAGAAAGCATTTTTAGATCATTTTTTACACCAAAATaccaaactaataataataataattactaataaataataatatattatagaaTCTTGAATAgtttatattttttcagttaaTTCCACAGGTAACAgaatgtcagtggcatttaagaTTGTGTGTTTGTGCAAAGTGTCTTGTTTTCCTGAACGAAAAGTCCAAGCAAAACACAATTTAGTGTTTGTGATGTGTATGAGTATGTAagtatgtacttaataaaatgtACCACTGACTAGAAATAGGTACGTTTGGTTAAGAAATTAATGTCAATCTTCTGCACTTGAAGTCTTAAAAGTTGGTAAAGAGATCGGTCTAATTTCACAGGTTGCTCACTTTAACATATTTATCAGTTCTTTACAGATCGAACATATCAGCTTGCCCAGTTTAAATACCAGCTTATGTTGAGGTGGAAGAGATTTTGTCGCCATTCTATTATCTTGGAGCAGTTGTATCCTCAGTACAAGGTAATCCAGAGGCTTTAACGTCCTGTATAGTATTACTACTGGTAATTTGGCATGCACTGTTGCTATCATTTACTTAATTCTGCCTGTTCTCTCTAGGACCACATGACTCACTTGACAAAGGAGTTTGAGGATGCTAAGCACAGAGCTCATAGGCTCGCTGTATCCAGAGAAAGGGTTCTCACAGGCACTGGGAACCCCATCAATGTGGTCATGCCAGAAGATGTGGTCATCTATTTGCAGTGGCTTATATGCCACCTACACTCAGTTAAGACCATTCACTGTTTCCTGCATGTAAGTGTGTGCTATGGACTGTGTGGACAAAAACATTTCTGCCAGATGAGCTATATAACAGTTTATAGGAGGTTATGTTGAAAGTTTGATTCTGACCTGTACCTGTAGGTACTTCATTATCTTCCCATGTGTGAGAGAAGAGAGGAAGATAAGAGCAGTTTTCCAAACTTCAGCTCACCTGCTGAATTTTCAGGTTAAGTACATTTTAGGAATCAAAAGTCCTGTGCATATATTACCTTTAAACTGCATTCTAAACAGACGTTTCTAGGTGGCATCAATGCAACAGGTAGAACAGTCTTCGGTACTATGCCAATGGTTTGTCCCAACATTGTTCTCTCATTATCTTTCCAGGCATGTTTGGATCCCCATTAAAAGTACCTTTACACGCTGTAAAATTAGACGGATTCCGAGCTCAACTCAAACACCTACTCTCACATTACAAGATTCAGTACAATACAGAGTCCATCAAGACTTCTGCTGATCACTTCGAACTCTTTAGCATGGTACTGTCATACTTAACATCACATTACAATATGTTATAGAAGGCAACTAACAACCATTTAAATGGACAGTAGTATAAAAGTCGTTCATTATTGTCCTTTTCCTTAGGTCAAAAATGAGTTCAAGGCCATCTTCCAAAGTCAAAATGTGATGAGTACCTTTCTACAGTATGAAAGCACAGAGGCTGTAGACACAAAGTGGGGAAGGAGAAGTCCAAACATGGCTCTCAGGAAGGAATGCAACTGGATTCCCCATATTCGGGTGCGTATGGCCCTGTAGAATCTCAGCATGTAAATCCTACCCACATAGAACTCTTGTAGGTCCACTGAGCACAAAGAGGAGACCAATCAGGACACGCTTTCACACAATTTTACTACTTCTGTCACTCTCTTAATTATACAATGTCCTGATTTCCAGAATATTGTACAGTATATGATATGTGGTCATCAATATCCTGGAGAATTCTGTGAGTCGCAAGAGTAGCGGGATGTTTGTGACATAGACGTGAGCAGGTATTGCTTAAATTATCAGGGATCACtgtctctttatgttttttttaattctgaaaaGGTGAAACCAAAGAGAGACCCCTGGCAACAGAAACAAATGTTCAGACTGAAAGAAATGAGATGTGTGGACGAATTTCTTCAGATGCACTCCAGATCCTGTGAGGTATATAAGTAACCTGAGTTTTAGATGTAGTGTTGTGAATACCAAATATTATGGGATAGCATTATATTAATTAATCCTGTTGTGTTACCCTAGCCATCAAGCAGTAGCTTgagaatgcccacatctgtataagctgtataggccagcatgctcatggcaagtcaGTGTAAATTATCAGAGCTTGAACCAGGTAATAGAGGGTGCCAGATTGATGGGACATTCATTTCTGATGATTCTGATGAACATTTCTTAAACCACAATATCATGTGTTTACCAGGAGTATGTTACAGAAAGCATTAACACTCGCAGTGGACAGACAGCACAAtgaatggtaatgattgtgactagtatcttctggctaaaactgtctgtgcaaacagacaagcatcactggcagaaatcacatctacaatCATTGCAGGAGGTCCCACAAATTCAGCATTATTTCGGTTCTTTGCTTGTGAATGTGCCTTGTTTTGTCTCTGTTAAAGGTTTCAGATCTCCTGAGAGTCGGTGAAATCTTGATGCAGCATGCAGCTTTTGTCTGTGAGCCAAAGTCCATGGAGTCTTTATCTGTGACCTCAAAGCCCACTGCAATGTCTGATTCCTTGAATATTTGGAGAAGTATCTATAACATCCCACATCTTTCTCAGGCATGGGACTGTTTGAATTCTAGATGAAAGTAGTGTGGTTGGTTGGTTTTGGTTTAtccaacaaataaaacaaaacatgtatttacatatattagccatttttcatttttgggaGAAATTTGAATTCATTTTATATGACAACTTTTCTACAttcaaaaactaaaacatgctttatttacacttacattttttaattcatgaatgtatttatgaaaaaaaaaacttacagcaAAGAAAATAACTAagaaatgctatatatatattttttttttcgttatagatatttaatgattaatgattgaACATTTCAGGAATCCAGTGCCAAAGTTGCCAACTTacctgaaaaagaaaaacagaaacatactaaaaagaaaaacatctggtaacatttataataatttacatttgattttaaaatatatatatatttttattttaagttaatgCCTGTGTATTAGGTTAGTGTAGaaaattacttaatttacttGAATTACGTGATTTTCAATATGCTACTTTCGATTATCCTAAATGTTCCCCTACAGCTACAGTAGTTGTGCTCGGCTCCTTGGTTTGAATGAAGATATTGAGGATGGTTCTAAAGACCCTGCCGCATCCAGAGGAGCGTATGTGTCTCTCCTTTATTTGCGCCATCTCCGGATCAGAGAGCTAAAGGTTAAGTATGGATCGctacactttttattattaatacatttttggcCTTGATCAACACAGTATAGTTCTGGTCTGTGACTTTATAACTGAAGCAGTGTTGTCCTCCTGTTGCTGTAGCGTACCTGTTTGAGCATGCTGAACTATCTGCGCTCTGTGGAGAAAAGGCTGGCTGTGGATACTGCAGGACTTCAGGTGTTGGGGGGTGTACAGGAGAGTAGTGTGGAGGAAAGCACCTGGATGAGTGCAGCTCGAGGAGGCCGTGGGTCTGCAGGAGGCCTTGGTTCACATCACTACATCTATGACACCCCTGCTGACTACAAGGTAGCAGACCAGCACGATTCGCTGGGGGCAGAACAAGCAGACACTGGTTGCTTCAAAACAGGTGGTTCAGGGCACTGATGTGGAAATGAATAATTAATTCACCAGAGttgcaaaaaaatctaaaaggaaTACTCCAGTGTTTTTCAACTTCACATGGTGATAAATGTGACGAATATCTTTGTACTACTAAAAACTTTATGATAAACTCCAGAGTATTTATGTAATATTGAGTCTAAAACTCCATTATGCTAAGACACTTTAAGAAAATACCTGTTTCTTCAGAAATAATAGTTATTAAAAACAAGCGTATCATTCTATTGTTGTGATAACTGTTTCTTCTGTCCAGGGAAGGAAgtctactagattttaaagcattgtttTGAGGTTTGATGGCATTCAGAGAtaagagtgttagtgaggtcaggagaTTACATAAGCACCATCTAACCTCATCCCCAATTTCCCATCCCATCCCAAAAGTTCCACTGTTCtaaagctcaatgctgggggctttatacccctaaTTTGATATGTCTGGCAtaaggcatggtgccagtaggttcataTTTATTGGCTTCAAAGAGTCATTTTGTATTGACAATAGAATACTAGACAAGCTATGTGTGTGCTTCTGTGTCAGCAAAGCGGTGCAactaaaagtagctgaatgcattcattagaaggggtgtctacaAGCATTTTGTACATATAGAGTATATCAAAGGTGTTAAAGGGACAGTTTAAACTGCAGCTGCATACTTAATCTGTGAAACTTTAATAGTTGTATAGATTTCTAATGTCAGATATTTTATAATAGTTATCAAACTGTTTATATTTCAATAGAGAAGCTGGTATCCCCTTTAAATTGAGCTCAGAATTATGAACACTACATTTATATCAGTATTTAGAGTTcatatttattcacattttatccAGTAATCAACAAGTAAGTTTTGGATGTTAAATTTGGGATGTTATATATTTTGGTTTACTGATTTACTTTTTCAGGTACATTGCACAGAGTTCATGGAGTTCCCTGAGGTGGAGAATCTCAGTGATTACTACAGCACTGAGGGTCAATATATCCACGTCCAGGATCAAAGGGGCCTTTACATTGTGTATGACACTGCTCTAATGGACCTAAAGGAGCTTGAAAACACAATGCTGCTTATAGCATCACATTACATCAGCAGATGCAGAGGTCAGACAAGGCGGTTCTGTCTGTGTTTATTGAATAAATGTTTCAATAGAAATCATATTTCTGTCACcaaaatacagaaacaaaataTATCTAGAACACTTATGATCAGTGATACTCTCACTTGCAGGCAGAGAAAGGATTTCTTAGGTTAACTTAAGTTAAATGAACGTGTGCTGTCTAATATTGTCCATACTTACACTGCCATGAATTTGTGCAATACTGACAGAGAATTCCAGTAGAGAACTAAAATCTGAACAGGACGTGGATCGAGTGGCTGTTCTGCTGGACATCTGGACATGTGAGACTGCATTCCTGGAGCATAAAATAGAGGTACTGTTAAAGAAAGTATTTCAAAAAAGGTTGCATATACAGGATAATCAAAATGTTTACCTTGCCCTTGTTGATATTCTTTTTACAGCTCTTGAATTGCTACTTTGAAGCTTACCACCACATCATAGACCCAGAAGAGCGATTTAGTTTGGCTCAAGTAATTACAGATATAATGCACAGAAGACCTCGTCTGAATTTGGAAACAGAGTATTTTGTTCAAgcctacaggcaggaggtggccTGTCTGCAGAGCCACCAGCAACTTATCAAACTAGTTCTAAATTCTCAggtaattgtttattttattttttgctgataGTAGCCATAATAGCTGTGGCAGTTGTGTAAATCTGTAACCATGTTTCCTTTTGTTAGATTGATAAGCAGCGTGAGTACCTTGACCGGATATGGAGAGGGGAGAGGAGGAGCTGTCCAAATGAATATGGCTTTCCTTTAAGTTTTGTCCCGAAACAACTGGTGTCAGTAGGTGGAAGTAGGTAAGCATTAGGATAATATATGGAGAACACTCTGAACGCCATGTAGTCCTGCAAACATGCATGAGTCCACTGTAAACCATTGAAGTATTGGTTCAACTGCACCACTTTTTAAGTATTGGATTGGAATTACTTTAATAATGTTTGAGAAAGTGTACTTGCAGTATTTGACTACTGTGTAAATACTTACTTCTTGTGTGCAGACTAAAAAAGAAATAGAATCGAGttttaagctaaataaacaaaatttaacTAGCTCAAATCAACTaaaatacaccagaaacacaacttCCTGTCTGTAGAACGGAGTAACATTTTGAAAGTATTTGATAGTATAAATATAGATTTCTTAAGAGACTTttgtggtgtcatttgataacccattaataaacttgttttttagGACTCTTTATGCAAACCCAAATTGACTCTTTTTATGATTTTGACTTCCTATTATTCCAGAATAACTTATGATACATATGCCATTAATAGGATGGAAATGGTTCTAAAAGGATTTTCAAAACTGTGATTTGAAAACAGTTTGATTTTTTAAGGACAAAATCTAGTTTATACTAAACCAAATGGACACTTTTACTAGGTTTGGCATCCCATTAATCCAAAATtacacagtaatatcactttaTATGTACACCCCTAATAAtatggaatgtgtttatcaagGTTTTTATGGTGTCAATGAATAACaggtttattttctagtttaataGGACTCCAAATCTGGTTTATACTAAAACCAAATGAGCCTGTTTCCTAAGGTTGGTATCTGATTACGGCAAAATGATATCACATGATACGTATATAACTAGTTCTATAGAATGTGCTCTTTAATGATGTCATTTAATAACTCTTTGATTTGTAGGTTTTATAGGACCCAgaatgtggtttatgcaaaacaaaaTGGGCCTTATTTTCTAAGTTTGCCATCCTGTTACTTCAAAAT is a genomic window of Astyanax mexicanus isolate ESR-SI-001 chromosome 14, AstMex3_surface, whole genome shotgun sequence containing:
- the LOC125781057 gene encoding putative uncharacterized protein C6orf183, with the protein product MVKARTYKLSSSVKVEQLEAELSLQLQALRTEIENNETHGLFTKSYSSVHIPKDVSYFRTERQQVLQKGLKVAGVKPVVSQAGVIQKELESCLGQEYTPESLPLLLHQFFTDRTYQLAQFKYQLMLRWKRFCRHSIILEQLYPQYKDHMTHLTKEFEDAKHRAHRLAVSRERVLTGTGNPINVVMPEDVVIYLQWLICHLHSVKTIHCFLHVLHYLPMCERREEDKSSFPNFSSPAEFSGMFGSPLKVPLHAVKLDGFRAQLKHLLSHYKIQYNTESIKTSADHFELFSMVKNEFKAIFQSQNVMSTFLQYESTEAVDTKWGRRSPNMALRKECNWIPHIRVKPKRDPWQQKQMFRLKEMRCVDEFLQMHSRSCEVSDLLRVGEILMQHAAFVCEPKSMESLSVTSKPTAMSDSLNIWRSIYNIPHLSQAWDCLNSR